The DNA region GGCTCGATCCCCCCGAGCCTGCGCCGGACCGGCGTCTTCCGTGCTGCCGGAGAGCCTTCCCCCGTGACCTTCGTTCCCCCGTGGTCCCCGGGCTCTCCGTCGTACTCCCCCGTTCCGGAGGGAGCGCCGCGACCGTTCCGCCGCCCCGTGTCGGCGGTGCCGGAGCCACGCCCCTTCCGTGCGTTCCACTCTCCCGTCCGCGCAGGTGGGAGCCCATCCGCACACCTACTCATCTCCTCACCTAGGTACGGATACTCAGAGCTGCGCACCGAACCCCACCCCGGGCGTTGCGCCATCTGGTTACGATCGCGTCCGTGTCCGTACTTCCTCTGGTGTTCACAAGCGGCTGGGCAAGCGGAATCAACGCCTACGCGGTGGTCCTGCTGCTCGGTGTCTTCGGCGCGACCGGTCTGGCCGACGAGGTGCCCGCGTCGCTGCAGCGCACCGATGTCCTCGTGGTGGCCGGCGTTCTCTTCCTGTGCGAGGTGGTGGCGGACAAGATCCCGTACGTGGACTCGGTCTGGGACACGGCGCACACCGTCATCAGGCCGGTCGCCGGTGCCGTCGTGGCCGCGTTGATGGCCGGCGAGAGCGGTTCGCTGCCGGAGCTCGCGGCCGCTGCGGTCGGCGGTTCCACCGCGCTGATGAGCCATCTGGTGAAGGCGGGCACCAGGATGGCGGTCAACTCCTCCCCCGAGCCGTTCAGCAATATCGCCGTGAGCATCGCCGAGGACCTGG from Streptomyces sp. NBC_01591 includes:
- a CDS encoding DUF4126 domain-containing protein translates to MSVLPLVFTSGWASGINAYAVVLLLGVFGATGLADEVPASLQRTDVLVVAGVLFLCEVVADKIPYVDSVWDTAHTVIRPVAGAVVAALMAGESGSLPELAAAAVGGSTALMSHLVKAGTRMAVNSSPEPFSNIAVSIAEDLGVAGIVTFAIFHPVAAAAIAGTLLVLGIVTVAFLASRIRRYLRRRAQRREEKRLAGTGSRWPPD